Genomic DNA from Peribacillus simplex:
AGATCGTTGAAAGTAAAGGAGTACCCGAAGTAGTCCCAATAAAATTAATTTTCCAAATAATCGGGATATGGGACCCTATGCTTTTTAGGAAACTTTGTGGAATTTCGTCATGTATGACCGTTCTCACGAAGTTTTTTGCAATATCCGTTTGCGGCTTCGCAAAAACTTCAAAAACCGAACCTTGTTCAACGACGCATCCGCCCTCCATGACCGCTACCTTATTACAAATTTCCCTAATGACAGACATCTCATGAGTGATTAGCAGAATGGTGATATTGTATTCTTTATTGATTTTCTTTAAGAGCTGCAGAACGGCACTCGTTGTTTGTGGATCCAATGCCGAGGTAGCTTCATCACACAATAAGATCGATGGATTGGTAGCCAATGCTCTCGCAATGCCGATCCGCTGCTTTTGGCCTCCGGATAATTGATCCGGATAACTCTTTGCTTTGTTCGATAAGCCAACGAACTCCAACAGCTCGCCTACCCGCTTTTTGATTTCTTTACCAGGGGTTCCCGATAAAATCAGCGGCATGGCGATATTATCAAAAACGGTCTTTGAGTTCAGCAAATTGAAATGCTGAAAAATCATCCCGATTTTTTTCTTTTCTGCCCGCAATTCCTTCGGGTTCAATTTGGTTAAATCCTTGCCCCCAACAATCACCGAACCATCTGATGGATGTTCAAGCAAATTGACCAACCTGATCAACGTACTCTTCCCGGCCCCGCTATAACCGACTACACCGAATATATCCCCCTTTTCCACTGTCAAATTGATGCCCTTCAAAGCCTCGACAGTCTGTTTCTTTGTTTGATAAACCTTTTTGACATGTTGAAACTCAATCATCCAATCTCCCCCCATGCTGTTTATTTGTACGAATTCATTATCCAGAGAAGAGCTTTGCCAAGTTTCATAATGATAGGGTTAAATTTTTGAAATTTACGAGTAAATCTGCAAAATTCACGAGTAAATCTGTCAAATTCACGAGTAAACCTGCCAAACTCACGAGTAATTGCACCAATTCTCCAAATAACCATATACATTTTGAATAAACAAAAGAGGCCTCTTCCGTCATCAGACAGAAGAGGCCTCTTTTAGACATAAAAAAGAGTAAACTCTTAAATTAATTATCTAAGAAAAGCTCCTTCTTATCTTTCAAACTTTCGTCCGTTGGAATTAGCACAGTATTTTTACAAAAGTAAAAACCCGCTGCCGAGGTATCATAGGGCCAAGTCCCTCCACATCTCTTGATAAGAATTAACGTTTTATTTAATTATGTCCTTCACTATATATTCAAATTTCTCTAAAGTCAACCATATTTTTCATCACGCTAAATATTTTTATAGTATAGTAAATTGATACTTTTAAATTATATTAATATAATTTTATAATGATTTACTCATTCTCCATACAAGGTATTTTTCATTTTCTTCGCTTATCTTCTTCATGCCTGAATGCGTATATAAACGAATCGCCCTCCCATTATCCGGAGAAACCCTTAAATGATATTCCGATACATTAAATTGCCTGAAAAGTTTTCTGCGTAGCGAACCAATTCCTTGCCAAGGCCTTTACTGCGGTAATCGGGAATAAGATAAAAAAGATTCACATAGCCGATCTCCGTTCCTTCATACTCCCGAATTTGAAGTTCCATTTGGCCAATCGGTTCTTGGTCCTTTTCAATGATCACTTGTCCATCCGGAAATTTGCGGACCCGTTCTTTCATTCGTTGCAGATATGTATTCTCATCTCCAAAACCATCTTCAGATCCAAAACTTACAACATAGGAATCTTTCCTGAATTTAATGATAATCTCTTTATCTTTGTCCGTATCAATGGTGCGAAAAATCAACTTCATCCACCCCTATCATTTTATTGGAATAGTTTTTAAGTAAGCAAAACTCATTTTACTTACGTTCTTTTTTTTTGATATTTATTTTTTTCTTTTCATAAATAATAGGCTTAGCGGGGCCCTATCGTTTTTGTGCCTTGATGAAAAAACATTTGCCATCTTCCATTCGTACATTTCCAGATTGAACTCCTTAAGGTATGTTCCACTTTATCCTCATCAAAAATCCGGTACGTAGTTAACACGGTATCATCAGACAATGGATGCATATCAAATTGACTTAGTATCATTTTCACCGCTCCGGCTCCCTCTTGCCCCAAAAAATCGTTTTTTGACCATATGTTACCCGAACTGCCGAACTCAAAGAAATCATCTTTCAATAATAATGAAAGCTCTTCTGGCGATGTACGGACTTCAGATTTTAACAATTTCTCCTCCAGTTGATACAAATGCTCTTTTAATAATGAAGATTCACTATCCATTCATCATGTCCTCCTTTTTCAGCTATTGGTGAAATTCATGATCCATGCCGGCAAAGATTTTTTATCCAGTTGGTTAATATTTTGCTGTCAGCAACCTTTTTTGCCATACTTACTTTGTTCCATATTTCCAAGAAATTGGACTCGCGACGGATTACTAAGTATTAAGAACAATTCATTCCACAATACTAGCGGTAATTCCTTTTTGACTGCCATCCGGTGCGAACTATTCCTTACTGTTCCTCAAAATGGATCATTGAGTCCATAAAAAAAAGGAGCTGCAAATGGCAGCTCCTTTTTCTGTGCATACGTTTGTTCTCCCATCAGCGTTAACGTGATAGGGTACCTTGCAGACGATTCGTTTCGGCGATTACTTTTTCTTCATCGATCGTTAAGCAGCGCCTTTCTTTCACGACCATTTTGCCGTCGATGTATACATCACATACATCATTTCCGCGTGCTGCATAAAGCAGGTGCGAATAGGCTTCACTCAACGGCTGCAGATGTTCTTTGTCATATGGGTAAATGGTGATGAAATCTGCTTTTTTACCAGCTTCCAGTGATCCAGTATGGTTCATGCCTATCGCTTCTGCGCCCATTCTTGTGGCCATGGCCAGTGCTGTTTGGGCAGGGAATTTGGTGGCATCCTTATAGATTCCTTTTTGCAGTAATGCAGCTGTCCTCATTTCTTCGAACATATCGAAGTTGTTATTGGAGGCGACGCCATCTGTTGCTACTCCCACTTTAATGCCTGCATCAAGAAGGCTGACGACATCGGCAATTCCAGATCCGAGCTTCAGGTTACTGATCGGATTGTGGGCAACGCGAACATCATGCTGTTTTAGTATCGCACGCTCTTCATCATTGAGAACCACACCATGTGCCATCACGGTAGGCTGATCGAACAGACCTAGACGGCGAAGGTGCTCGACAGGACGGGATCCGTAACGCCTTTCGATGTCGAGGATTTCAAAGTCCGTTTCCGATACGTGGATGTGCACCATCAAATCATTCTCTTTTGCAATCCGTGCACTTTCCATGATCGCTTCAGGTGTGCAGGCATATGGGCTATGTGGTGCGACCATGGTAGTCAGGCGTCCATCGGCAAACGTTTTATAGTTTTTTGAAAACTTTTCTGCCCCCATGAGGTTCGCCTTTTGGTCTTTTTCGGAACCCAAGCTGAAGATCGTGTAGGAAAAGGCTCCGCGCATTCCTGTTTCGCCTATCGTCTCCATGACAGCATCTGCATCTATTCCATTAGGATTAAACATATCCGAAAATGTCGTGGTTCCTGATTTCATCATTTCCATAATGCCAAGCTGAGTGCTTACAGAGGCGATTTCCGTTGTAAACTGGCTTTCAAGCGGCCATATTTTCGTTTCAAGCCATGGCTTCAGCAGCATATCGTCCCCGATACCGCGTAAAAGGGTCATTACAATATGCGAATGGGCATTCACAAGGCCTGGCATGATCCATTTCCCGCCAAGGTTGACCACCTGATCTGCATCTGCCAATTGTTGTTCATCATGCTGGCCGATGTAGGATATGGTATCATCTTGTACAATCATCATGCCGTTTTCAAAGATTTGATTTTCCTTGTCCATAGTAAAAAATGTAGCATTCACATATATGGTTTTCATAAGTAGTTCCTCCAAAGTCGTATCATGTAGCAACATGTTCTATTCCGCATTCTAAACTAGTACCTTACAGGTAATCAAGTAATTCCATATTATCAGGGGCCATTTCCATTTACCTTAGGAACCTATTGGAAGAGCTCCACATGAATGGCCCCTTCAATATATCCGTTCAATCAGCAAACCGCCATTGCAATTTTAGCATGCGAATCAGTTGCTTAAGAAAATCTTCCCTCCATTGCCAGCGACATGAATGGCTTCGTGCACATCTTGAAGGCTGTACCAGGAAGCCGGCATCATGAACTTCAATCTTTTATCATTAATGAATCCCATCAAAAGGTTAAACGTTTCATGCCAAGTTTGAATGGAAGCCTGCTGATTCCAATGCCGAAGATGAAACATTTTAACATCCACTTTTGTCCTTTGTGAAATCTCAGCCCAATTTACAGACTGTCCTGATAAAAGGCCGATCGTTAATAAGATGCCATTAGGCCGAACACAAAAAGCTAGCTCTGAACCATCGATGCCGCCCACTGAATCTATGGCCGCTTTCGCTCCGCGCCCATTCGTCCAGTCCATCACTGCATCATGCAATGATGATCGGGACGTATCGATCACATATGAAGCTCCAAGTTTAAGCAGTTCTTCCGTATACTTATTGTTTCTCGTTACAGCAATCAGCTTAAAGCCAAGAATCTTCGATAACTGGGTGAAGATACGGCCGATGGCAGATCCGCAAGCATTCACGAGTAATACATCATCGGGTTTCAATGCCAATACTTCTGTACAGATTAGCCATGCGGTTACCGGGTTTATATATAATTGCGCTGCAATATAATCCTCGATTGAATCGGGAATGACGATGGCCAAGTCCGCAGATGTTTTAACATATTCCTGCCAGGTCCCTTCACTGCGCAAAGGCAGAACACGCTTGCCTATCATCTCTTTCGAAACCGATGGGCCCACCTCTTCTACAATGCCGACCCCTTCATAACCGGGAATGGAAGGCAAGGGAATTCGGTGGGAATATGCACCGCGAATGGGCAGCAAGTCAGACGGGTTAATGGGACGTGTGGTCATCCGAACGAGGACCTCGCCCTCGAAAGGTCCTTGAATACATTTATTTTCAACTTTTAAAACCTTTTGCGGATTCCCGAACTCATAGAATTTAACACATTTGGCTTCCAAGATAATAAGTCTCCTTTAATCTATTAGTCTTTCTATTTTATCATTTATACTGAGCCTGGCCAGTATTCTCCTCCGGATTTATGTTCTTTTATTGTGGTTTGTTTTAATCCTATTTCCATAAATTTGGTCGTTAAGAATCTTCTTATTTTTCCAAGCATATGGTTTATAAAACGTTTATTTATACAAGGGGTGAAGAGATTGAATAAAGTAGGAAAAGATGATTTTGTTTCAGGGTTCGTACCACATCATAATCATGGATCTGTTGATTATACCTCCGTAGCGGACGGCCATGTCCATCAATGTTTAGATGTAACTTCCCCGCCAATTCCATCACAAGAGGGGGAACATATTCATTATACTGAAGGATATGTGTTATTTGAGGATGGGCATACCCATTATTATAAGGCATATTCGGGACCGCCCATTCCGGTTGGAAATGGAATGCATGTTCACTATTACGATTTTCACACCACGGAAGATGATGGGCATAGACATAGAATTAAAGGGGTCGACCAACCTGCTCCAGGGAATAAATAAGATACTTGATAAACAAAAAAACATCAGGGGGATGTGAAATCCCCCTGATGTTTTCTTGCCTCCGAACTCTATATGCATCTCACTAATCTTGAGATAAACCAATTGGAATGCATAGGGGCGTTTGATCAACAGGGTTTTCAATAATGCAGCATTCAAGTCCGAAGACGTCCTTGATCATCTCTTTTGTAAAGACCGTTTCAGGCGGTCCTTCTTTATAGATTTTCCCCTTCTTGATGCTAATCAGATGATCGGCATACTGTGCTGCTTGATTCAAATCATGCAGAACCATGACAATCGTTCGCCCATGAGTGGAGTTTAAATCGCGCAGTAATTCCAATATTTCAATTTGGTGCGCTAAGTCCAGATAGGTTGTCGGTTCATCCAACAGTAATAGGTCGGTTTCTTGTACCAAAGCCATCGAAATCCATGCCCTTTGCCTTTGTCCTCCAGATAATGCATCCAATGTCCGATCAGCGAATTCCGTCATTTTTGTTGCGGATAATGCCCGGTCGACAATGGCATGATCTTCCGGGGTTTGTCTGGAAAATAAGCCTTTGTGCGGATGCCTGCCATAATAGCATAGTTCTTTAACGGTTATATCTTCAGGAGCTTCCGGAGCTTGGGGTAAGATAGCCAATTTCTTTGCCACATCCTTGGAAGATTGAAGATGAATGGCTTTTCCATCTAAATAGATCGTGCCTTGCTGGGGTGTTAATAATCTGGCTAGGGACCGGAGAATGGTAGATTTGCCACAACCATTGGAACCTATGATTATACTGATCTTACCTTCAGGAATTTCCAAATCGATATCATCGATGATTTGAGTTGATCCATAAGAGAGGGAAAGATGCTCTGCTGATAATGTTGTCATGATATTCAACCTTCCTTATGTTATTTTTCGTTCTCGGCGTAATAGATATAAAAAATATGGCACTCCAATCACCGCAGTGATAATTCCCGCGGGTATTTCTATTGGAGGAAATAATCCTCTTCCCAGGCTATCGGCAACGAGTAAAAAGATGGAACCGAAAAGAGCTGAAGCAGGAAGCAAAACCTTGAATTTTGACCCTACCACCCTCCGTGCGATATGGGGGGCAATTAAACCTATGAAACCGATGGAACCCACCGCCGCTACACAGACTCCGATTAATATGACAGAAACACTCAACAACATATAACGCAGTAATTTTGATCTTTCACCGAGACCTGTCGCTATATCGTCGCCAAGGCTAAGTACATCCATTTTGGAAGTTAAGGCAATCAATACCGGGACAAGGACAAGAAATGGAAGCAAAATGAATACTTGATCCCATCCTCTTCCCCATAGACTGCCGGTCAACCACAGCAGTGTCGTGTTTACATCATCCGGGAACTTGACCATGAAATACTCTATACCCGCTTGACATATGGCCCCCAAAGCAATTCCCACCAAAGCGATTGTATTTGGCTGGGCTCCTTTTTTATAAACAAATATCATCAAAATTGCCGCCATGACCGCCGCTCCGATAAAAGCTGAAAGAGGCAGAATGATAATGGGCGATTGCGGAAATAAAACGATGACTATAACAGCTGCCAAGCCGGCCCCTTTTGTTACCCCAATCACATCTGGAGAAGCCAACGGATTTCGAAGGACTCCTTGCAGGATGGCTCCAGCCGTTGCCAAACCGGCCCCCACTATCACGGCAATCAAAATACGTGGTATGCGATAGTTGTGCAGAATGAACGACTGGCTTTGCATGCCATTTCCAAGGAAATTTTGGAGAATTTCTAAAGGTGAGATATAAATGGCCCCTAAGCCCAGGCTCACCATTGCTAAAATCAGCATGGTAACCGTCAGCATCAGGAGAATAGAATAAGGGTGCAAAGTTGATTTCAACCCAAATGTCCGTTTTCGTTTCATTGCTTAATATTCCTCCCTCTCTTCGCTAAATAAAGGAAGAATGGCGCACCGATTATAGCTGTTACGATGCCTACCGGCGACTCAAAAGGATATGCGATAAACCGGGCGAGAATATCTGCGTAAACCAAGAGTAAAGCGCCGAATAATGCAGAAAAAGGGATGATTCTCCGATAATCCCCGCCCACCATTCTCCTGACGATATGAGGAATGATCAATCCTACAAAGCCGACCGGTCCTGCGACGGCAACCGAAGATCCTGCCAAAATGATCACCAATATTCCTGCCAAAATACGGATTCGGTACACCCGCTGTCCAAGTCCCTGCGCCATATTTTCCCCTAAGACAAGGATGGAAACAGATCGAGAGAACAAGGCAGCGACAAGTAGCCCGAAAAGGGACCAAGGAAGAATCATGTTAACGTGTGCCCATGTTTTCCCATTAATAGACCCGACTAACCAATAGAGCACATCTTTCGCTTGTTCATTAAAGATGATCATGCCTTGCGTTAAAGAAGATAAAAAAAAGTGAACAGCCATTCCGGCCAATGCCAGCTTTACCTGGGTCATCCCCCCTCCCGAAGCAAAAGAATAGACGGCCATCCCACCCACTGCTGCCCCAATGAATGCAACGCAAACTAGAGATACGGAAGAAAGGTCAGGAAAGAAAACGAACGCGGACACAATAAAAAATGAGGCACCGGCATTAACACCAAACACTTGTGGAGAAGCTAATGAATTCCGGGTAATGGCCTGCATGAGAGCGCCCGCCACCGCTAAATTGGCACCGACCAATGCTCCAACTAAAGCCCGGGGCAATCGAAGGGTCCTTATAATAGTTTGTTCCTTGGACGAGTCGGCATCAAAAAAGGACTTCAAAACCATGGATGCATCTATATCGGCCGCTCCCACCGAAATACTCGTCAGGACTCCTAAAATCAGCAAAACGATTCCAGCGATAGCGGTACAATACACTTTCAGTTTACTTCTAGCTACAGTTTCCATCGCTATACAACACACTTCCTAACTAAATTTAAACCTAATGGAAAGCGAAGTAAGAATGGGATCTCTTACTTCGCTTTTGTTCCTTTATTCTTCACCAAGCATGTTTAAAGTGTCTTTAGCAATGGCCTCCGCTGATACAACACCACGGTATCTCGTCCATAAATCACGATCAACACTATACACTTGTCCGTTTTTTACAGCCTTCAGGTCTTTCCAAAGAGGATTGTCTTTCCACTCATCAGTAAGTAACTTACCCTCATTATTCGCTAGAAGCAGCACATCCGGATTAATCTCGACAAGCTGCTCCAGGTTCATCTCGGCATGTGGCTGTTCCTGCTGAATGGCATTTTTCAATCCCATGCTTTCAAGCAATTCCCCATCATAAGAAGATGAAGTATGGGCTTGGAATGAAGTATCTCGTACAACTGCAGGTAAAACCGTCATATTTGAATCAACAGTAAGTTTTGCCTTAAGTTCCTTAATCGTTCTTTCATGCTCGCTCAATCTTTTTTCAGCAGCATCTTCCTGATTCACTGCCTTTGCAATCGTTTTAAATGAATCCAGGTTTTCTTGATATGTAGATTCCCTGCTTTTTAAGACAATGGTAGGAGCAATCTGCTGTAAATCTTTATAAATCCCTTTATGCCGCTCAGCATCTGCAATGATTAAATCCGGCTGTAATGAACTGATCACCTCTAAATTTGGCTGTTCACGTGTTCCTACAGAAGTATAATCCATTTCTTGGCCTACAAGCTTTGTAATCATATCTTTTTTGTTGTCATCTGAAATCCCGATAGGTTTTATCCCTAGGGCATTTAAAGAATCAACGAAAGATAATTCAAGCGTAACGATTTTTTTAGGAGTATTTTTAATTTCCGTTTCTCCCATTTCATGCTTAATCGTCCTTGTTTCTTGATTACTTGTTTCGGCAGATGTCTTCTCTGCTTCTGTTGTTTTTTGAGAATTATTACATCCTGATAACATCATCATAATCGTGAATAACAGGATCAATGCTCCTCCCCCAAACGTTCTTGCTTTTCTAGATTCTCTCATTTTTCGCACCCTTTCCTTCATCTATACCTATTTAACTTCTTACACTACGAATACTACATAATTGAAAATGATTATCATTATCCTGTTGTTATGATAAAGTCATGGATTGATACCGTCAATATTAATGAAATTTTGTGAATAAAGATCATTTTGGCCATTAAGACAACCTGCATGGATTTTATTGTTTCGTGAAGGAAATTGAAGTATGGATTCGG
This window encodes:
- a CDS encoding methionine ABC transporter ATP-binding protein — translated: MIEFQHVKKVYQTKKQTVEALKGINLTVEKGDIFGVVGYSGAGKSTLIRLVNLLEHPSDGSVIVGGKDLTKLNPKELRAEKKKIGMIFQHFNLLNSKTVFDNIAMPLILSGTPGKEIKKRVGELLEFVGLSNKAKSYPDQLSGGQKQRIGIARALATNPSILLCDEATSALDPQTTSAVLQLLKKINKEYNITILLITHEMSVIREICNKVAVMEGGCVVEQGSVFEVFAKPQTDIAKNFVRTVIHDEIPQSFLKSIGSHIPIIWKINFIGTTSGTPLLSTISKKYDVHLSVLSANISEIQETPFGNLIIEVTGNKNEVDKAYQYIKDEGILVQEVQI
- a CDS encoding GNAT family N-acetyltransferase, with amino-acid sequence MIFRTIDTDKDKEIIIKFRKDSYVVSFGSEDGFGDENTYLQRMKERVRKFPDGQVIIEKDQEPIGQMELQIREYEGTEIGYVNLFYLIPDYRSKGLGKELVRYAENFSGNLMYRNII
- a CDS encoding FecCD family ABC transporter permease; the encoded protein is MKRKRTFGLKSTLHPYSILLMLTVTMLILAMVSLGLGAIYISPLEILQNFLGNGMQSQSFILHNYRIPRILIAVIVGAGLATAGAILQGVLRNPLASPDVIGVTKGAGLAAVIVIVLFPQSPIIILPLSAFIGAAVMAAILMIFVYKKGAQPNTIALVGIALGAICQAGIEYFMVKFPDDVNTTLLWLTGSLWGRGWDQVFILLPFLVLVPVLIALTSKMDVLSLGDDIATGLGERSKLLRYMLLSVSVILIGVCVAAVGSIGFIGLIAPHIARRVVGSKFKVLLPASALFGSIFLLVADSLGRGLFPPIEIPAGIITAVIGVPYFLYLLRRERKIT
- a CDS encoding ABC transporter ATP-binding protein, giving the protein MTTLSAEHLSLSYGSTQIIDDIDLEIPEGKISIIIGSNGCGKSTILRSLARLLTPQQGTIYLDGKAIHLQSSKDVAKKLAILPQAPEAPEDITVKELCYYGRHPHKGLFSRQTPEDHAIVDRALSATKMTEFADRTLDALSGGQRQRAWISMALVQETDLLLLDEPTTYLDLAHQIEILELLRDLNSTHGRTIVMVLHDLNQAAQYADHLISIKKGKIYKEGPPETVFTKEMIKDVFGLECCIIENPVDQTPLCIPIGLSQD
- a CDS encoding amidohydrolase family protein; the encoded protein is MKTIYVNATFFTMDKENQIFENGMMIVQDDTISYIGQHDEQQLADADQVVNLGGKWIMPGLVNAHSHIVMTLLRGIGDDMLLKPWLETKIWPLESQFTTEIASVSTQLGIMEMMKSGTTTFSDMFNPNGIDADAVMETIGETGMRGAFSYTIFSLGSEKDQKANLMGAEKFSKNYKTFADGRLTTMVAPHSPYACTPEAIMESARIAKENDLMVHIHVSETDFEILDIERRYGSRPVEHLRRLGLFDQPTVMAHGVVLNDEERAILKQHDVRVAHNPISNLKLGSGIADVVSLLDAGIKVGVATDGVASNNNFDMFEEMRTAALLQKGIYKDATKFPAQTALAMATRMGAEAIGMNHTGSLEAGKKADFITIYPYDKEHLQPLSEAYSHLLYAARGNDVCDVYIDGKMVVKERRCLTIDEEKVIAETNRLQGTLSR
- a CDS encoding FecCD family ABC transporter permease encodes the protein METVARSKLKVYCTAIAGIVLLILGVLTSISVGAADIDASMVLKSFFDADSSKEQTIIRTLRLPRALVGALVGANLAVAGALMQAITRNSLASPQVFGVNAGASFFIVSAFVFFPDLSSVSLVCVAFIGAAVGGMAVYSFASGGGMTQVKLALAGMAVHFFLSSLTQGMIIFNEQAKDVLYWLVGSINGKTWAHVNMILPWSLFGLLVAALFSRSVSILVLGENMAQGLGQRVYRIRILAGILVIILAGSSVAVAGPVGFVGLIIPHIVRRMVGGDYRRIIPFSALFGALLLVYADILARFIAYPFESPVGIVTAIIGAPFFLYLAKRGRNIKQ
- a CDS encoding YmaF family protein, with product MNKVGKDDFVSGFVPHHNHGSVDYTSVADGHVHQCLDVTSPPIPSQEGEHIHYTEGYVLFEDGHTHYYKAYSGPPIPVGNGMHVHYYDFHTTEDDGHRHRIKGVDQPAPGNK
- a CDS encoding DUF4440 domain-containing protein, encoding MDSESSLLKEHLYQLEEKLLKSEVRTSPEELSLLLKDDFFEFGSSGNIWSKNDFLGQEGAGAVKMILSQFDMHPLSDDTVLTTYRIFDEDKVEHTLRSSIWKCTNGRWQMFFHQGTKTIGPR
- a CDS encoding zinc-dependent alcohol dehydrogenase family protein, with the protein product MEAKCVKFYEFGNPQKVLKVENKCIQGPFEGEVLVRMTTRPINPSDLLPIRGAYSHRIPLPSIPGYEGVGIVEEVGPSVSKEMIGKRVLPLRSEGTWQEYVKTSADLAIVIPDSIEDYIAAQLYINPVTAWLICTEVLALKPDDVLLVNACGSAIGRIFTQLSKILGFKLIAVTRNNKYTEELLKLGASYVIDTSRSSLHDAVMDWTNGRGAKAAIDSVGGIDGSELAFCVRPNGILLTIGLLSGQSVNWAEISQRTKVDVKMFHLRHWNQQASIQTWHETFNLLMGFINDKRLKFMMPASWYSLQDVHEAIHVAGNGGKIFLSN
- a CDS encoding ABC transporter substrate-binding protein, producing the protein MRESRKARTFGGGALILLFTIMMMLSGCNNSQKTTEAEKTSAETSNQETRTIKHEMGETEIKNTPKKIVTLELSFVDSLNALGIKPIGISDDNKKDMITKLVGQEMDYTSVGTREQPNLEVISSLQPDLIIADAERHKGIYKDLQQIAPTIVLKSRESTYQENLDSFKTIAKAVNQEDAAEKRLSEHERTIKELKAKLTVDSNMTVLPAVVRDTSFQAHTSSSYDGELLESMGLKNAIQQEQPHAEMNLEQLVEINPDVLLLANNEGKLLTDEWKDNPLWKDLKAVKNGQVYSVDRDLWTRYRGVVSAEAIAKDTLNMLGEE